CACTCAGGGCAGGGGTAGCGGTTAACAAAGCTGTCAGACTCGAAAGACCCAGGGTTAGATGGAACCAACTTTTAGAAACAAGGCCAGAGCGTGCGATTGGGCGTAAGGATGAGATCCATTTCATAGGAGGCGGCAATGGCACTACTAGTGTTGACTACATCTAAACTTTGGAAGTTGCCACACCGACCGATTTGGCAGTTGACCTTAGTCCTGCTTTGATTCTCGCAGAAGGGCTAGGAGTTGGTCTTCCGACAACTGGGTGATCCCTAGGGCGATCGCCTTATCTAATTTAGATCCGGCATCTTCACCAACCACGAGATAATCGGTTTTTTTGCTGACCGAATCGGTGACTTTGCCTCCGGCGGCTTGAATCAGGGACTTTGCCTCATCCCGCTTGAGCGTGGGCAAGGTGCCCGTGACGACAAAGGTTTTGCCTGCCAGAGGTGATGTGGTGTTGACAGGTGGGGGGGCTTCCCCTGCCAGTTGCACTCCGGCTTGACGCAGCCGCTCAATCAAAGTTTGGTTGGCTTCAAGGTGAAACCATTGATGCACGGATCGTGCAATTTCATCACCAATGCCGTAGACCGAGGCGATCGCCTCTGGTGTGGCAGCAGCCAGTTGATCGACATCCGTAAATTGCTGCGTCAATACCTGAGCATTGACACTACCGACATGACGAATCCCCAATCCATACAGCACCCGTGACCAGGGCTGTGTTTTAGAGTGGGCGATCGCCTTAATTAAATTCTCAGCGGATTTTTTGCCCATCCGGTCAATTGTCATTAATTGCTCAGCGGTGAGGTCATACAAATCGGCGACCGTATGCAATAAGCCCCGTTCGACAAATTGCTGTACCCATTTCTCCCCTAACCCGTTGATGTCGAGGGCATCGCGACTTGCCCAGTGAATTAATGCCCCTCGCAAGATCGCCGGACAGGAGATGTTGATGCAGCGAGTAACGGCTTCATCCTCTGGTTTAAACACAGGCTCGTTACACTCTGGGCAGTGGGTCGGCATGGTATACCGACGTGCCTCTGCTGGACGCAACTCTGGCAACACCCGCACCACTTCAGGGATGATTTCTCCGGCTTTGCGGACGATCACGGTGTCGAGAAGATGAATGTCCAGTTCGGCAATGCGATCGCTGTTGTGCAATGTAGCGCGTGAGACGGTCGTTCCTGCCAGCTGCACCGGACGCAACTCCGCCACCGGGGTAATGGCTCCCGTCCGTCCCACATTGACACTGATGTTTTCAACAATGGTGGGCGACTCTTCTGCCGGATATTTCAGTGCGACTGCCCAACGGGGAAACTTTTGCGTGAAACCCAACCGCTCCTGCAACGCCAGCGAGTTCAGCTTCGCCACAACGCCATCCGTCATGTACGGCAGGTCAAGACGAGCCGTAGACCAGCGATCGTAATACTCCTGCACCTCAGCGAGCGATCGACACAACTGGCGATTGGGGTTCACCCGAAAGCCCATCTGTCGCAGTAGTTCCAGGGATTCCCATTGGCTGGTGACTGCCAGGGCTGAGGGGTTGTCTGGCTCCACTTCTCCTTCGCCCACCACTCCTGGAATATGCAGCGTGTAGGCAAAAAAATCGAGTTTGCGCTTTGCCACAATGCGCGAATCCAGTTGCCGCAGGGTTCCTGCCGCGGCGTTGCGAGGATTGGCAAACAATGCTTCCCCTGCTTTCTCTCGTTCCTGGTTGATCTGCTCAAAGCTTTGCAGCGGCAAAAAGGCTTCTCCCCGCACCTCCACCACAGGAGGCGGATTGTCGAGACTGAGTCGCAGGGGAATCGACCGAATTGTCCGCACGTTTTGCGTGATTTCCTCGCCAGTAATGCCATCTCCGCGCGTTGCCCCACGCACTAAAACCCCATTCTCGTAGGTCAACGCTAAGGCAGAACCGTCAATCTTCAACTCACAGACATACTCAAACTCCGCCACGGTAGGAGCCACCCGCCGCCACCGCTCTTGCCAGTTGGCAAACTCTTCCACATTAAAGGCGTTTTCCAGGCTATATAGCGGGATATTGTGCCGCACCGAAGTGAACTGCGACGCGGGACGTTCGCCCACTCGCTGCGTTGGGCTATCGGGAGTGATGAGTTCTGGATACTGTGTTTCCAGGTCTTGCAATTCCCGATAAAGCTGGTCGTACACCGAATCAGGCATCGTTGGTGCATCCAGCACATAGTATTCATAGCTCGCCCGCTGAATCAGTTGGCGTAATTCTGTGAGTCGCTGTTGTACTGCGATCGCATCCACTGAGGCTGTCTCCATTCCTTTGCTTCTCAATCGTCAATCGTTAATCGTCAGTCGTCAATCGTCAATCGTTAATCGTCAGTCGTCAATCGTTAATCGTTAATCGTCAATCGTCAATCGTCAGTCGTCAATCGTTAATCGTCAGTCGCGTCTAACACCCCTCTGCCCACCGACCATCGACCATTGACCATTGACCATTGACCCCTCCCCACTGATTCCTCCCGATTGACCACCAACCGTTGACCATTGACCATTGACCATTGACCATTGACCATTGACCCCTCCCCACTGATTCCTCCCGATTGACCACCAACCGTTGACCATTGACTATTGACTATTGACCCCTCCCCATCGACTACTCCCTACTCCCTTACTCCTCCACCCCCTACCCCCCCTTTCCTTGCAGTACACTAGAGCAGAGAAAATAGACGACGACTTTATGGGATCACGTAACGGTTGTTTTGGGATGGTGAAGTGGCGCAGGATGGCAGTGGCGATCGCACTGGTAGCGATGATCACCCCTCAAGTGGCGATCGCTCAGGAGCAGCAGGTAGAATCATTCCCGGCAAATCCACTGGAGGAGCCGATTGAGGATGACCCGCTCTATCCTCGCTTAGTCGTCGATCGCCCCCTCAGCCCTCAAGAACGCCGCATCTTGATCACGGCTCTAGATGAGTTGCAACGACAGGCTGAGGCAAGAGCACGAGCAGGGGATCTGTCAGGGGCACTTGAGATCTGGAACCGGGAGTTGCGGTTGAGACGGGTCTTGGGGGTTGAAGAAGAAGTGCGGGCACTGAGCCGAGTTGGGGAAGTGGCGTGGCGCGAAAACCAAACCACTGAAGTGCGCGTCATCACCCAACGCTTGCAACAGATTCAACAGGAAGTGCAGGCACAAAACCCGGTTGACTATTCCATGCTGTTGACGATCGCCCGAACCTACCAGAAGATGCGGGTGATTGAACCTGCGGTTGGGCTTTATAACGAAATCCTGGCTCAGGCGCGACAACGGCAAAACCGACGCCTGGAGCAGCGCACTTTAGTAGATTTGGGGCAGTTGCATCTCGCCTGGTTTGATTTCACCAGTGCGGCTGGGGTGTATACCGATCTGCTGCGACTGGCACGCGAAGATGGCAACCGCAATAATGAGATTACTTACTTGCGGCAACTCGCCTACATTTATCAACAAAATAATCAACCTCAACAGGCGATCGCCTATCAGCAACAGTTGGTTGAGGTCTATGAGCGGCAACGGCAATACACCGAAATTCCCCCCATCAAGCTCGAAATGGGAGACGCCTACCTTGCCCTCGATCGCCCTGACCTGGCGGCTTCCAGCTATCAAGAGGCATTTGCCGTGGCGCGATCGGGTCAGCAATATGGATATGGCGCAGATGCTCTGCAACGCCTCGCAGATTTGTATCGCTCCCTCGATCGCCTGGAGGATGCTCTGGTGGTCTATCAACTGCTGCTGGATGTGCGGCAGCAGACCTATGACAACCTGGGCATGATGAATGTCTACGACCAGATGGCGCAACTCTATCAAGCCCGTGGTAACGCTCCACAAGCGATCGCTCTTTATCGACGCGGGCTGCAATTGGCACAGCAGATGAACTACATCGGCAAGGTCAACTACTTTAATACCCAGATTCAAACTGCTAGCCAACCCCCGCAACCTGCTCCATAAAAAGGGAATGGGGAGTGGGGAGTGGGGGAATAGGAGAGGTAAAGGAGTAAGGGAGTGAAGAGTTAATTCTACTCTCGTTACCAGCCTCAGGCTGGTAATGCTTGATTGCAGCTCTGCCGCCTCCCATTGGACGAGGCAGAGC
This DNA window, taken from Oscillatoria sp. FACHB-1407, encodes the following:
- the ligA gene encoding NAD-dependent DNA ligase LigA, with protein sequence METASVDAIAVQQRLTELRQLIQRASYEYYVLDAPTMPDSVYDQLYRELQDLETQYPELITPDSPTQRVGERPASQFTSVRHNIPLYSLENAFNVEEFANWQERWRRVAPTVAEFEYVCELKIDGSALALTYENGVLVRGATRGDGITGEEITQNVRTIRSIPLRLSLDNPPPVVEVRGEAFLPLQSFEQINQEREKAGEALFANPRNAAAGTLRQLDSRIVAKRKLDFFAYTLHIPGVVGEGEVEPDNPSALAVTSQWESLELLRQMGFRVNPNRQLCRSLAEVQEYYDRWSTARLDLPYMTDGVVAKLNSLALQERLGFTQKFPRWAVALKYPAEESPTIVENISVNVGRTGAITPVAELRPVQLAGTTVSRATLHNSDRIAELDIHLLDTVIVRKAGEIIPEVVRVLPELRPAEARRYTMPTHCPECNEPVFKPEDEAVTRCINISCPAILRGALIHWASRDALDINGLGEKWVQQFVERGLLHTVADLYDLTAEQLMTIDRMGKKSAENLIKAIAHSKTQPWSRVLYGLGIRHVGSVNAQVLTQQFTDVDQLAAATPEAIASVYGIGDEIARSVHQWFHLEANQTLIERLRQAGVQLAGEAPPPVNTTSPLAGKTFVVTGTLPTLKRDEAKSLIQAAGGKVTDSVSKKTDYLVVGEDAGSKLDKAIALGITQLSEDQLLALLRESKQD
- a CDS encoding tetratricopeptide repeat protein; this translates as MGSRNGCFGMVKWRRMAVAIALVAMITPQVAIAQEQQVESFPANPLEEPIEDDPLYPRLVVDRPLSPQERRILITALDELQRQAEARARAGDLSGALEIWNRELRLRRVLGVEEEVRALSRVGEVAWRENQTTEVRVITQRLQQIQQEVQAQNPVDYSMLLTIARTYQKMRVIEPAVGLYNEILAQARQRQNRRLEQRTLVDLGQLHLAWFDFTSAAGVYTDLLRLAREDGNRNNEITYLRQLAYIYQQNNQPQQAIAYQQQLVEVYERQRQYTEIPPIKLEMGDAYLALDRPDLAASSYQEAFAVARSGQQYGYGADALQRLADLYRSLDRLEDALVVYQLLLDVRQQTYDNLGMMNVYDQMAQLYQARGNAPQAIALYRRGLQLAQQMNYIGKVNYFNTQIQTASQPPQPAP